In Caulobacter segnis ATCC 21756, the sequence CTGCGAGGAGCCGGCCAAGACCATGGACCACACCCTGGCCGAGACGGTCTACGCCGCCGGCGACTACGTGATCTGAGCCTGATCCCTTGAGTTCCAAGCGTCTTCGCCTCGGTGGGCTGCTGCTGTGCGCCGCCCTGGCCTTCGGTTTCGCCGTTTCCGCCCAGGCCGCGCCCGCGCCGGTGGGCGGCTATCAGGTCGTGCGCGCCTATGCGCACGACGCCGACGCCTTCACCCAAGGGCTGTTCTATCGCGACGGCTTCATGTTCGAGAGCACGGGCCTGCGCGGTCGCTCCCTCATCCGTAAGTGGAGCCTGGAGACCGGCTCGGTCGAGCAGGAGCGCCTGATCGACAGCCGCTATTTCGGCGAGGGGATCGTCGACTGGAAGAACCGGCTCTACGAGCTGACCTGGACCAACGAACTGGGCTTCATCTACGACATCGACAGCTTCGAGAAGGTCGGCGAGTTCAGCTATCCGGGCGAAGGCTGGGCCCTGACCCGCGACGACAAGCGGCTGATCATGAGCGACGGCACCGCGTTCATCCGCTTCCTGGATCCCGACACCCTGAAAGAGACCGGCCGGATCGAGGTCACGGACGACGGCGTGCCCGTCCGGAACCTCAACGAGCTGGAATGGGTGAAGGGCGAGCTGCTGGCCAATGTCTGGCAAACGACCCGCATCGCCCGCATCGACGTCAAGACCGGCAAGGTGCTGGGCTGGATCGAACTGGGCGGACTCCTGAAGGAAGCCGGCGTCACCGGCCAGCG encodes:
- a CDS encoding glutaminyl-peptide cyclotransferase, coding for MSSKRLRLGGLLLCAALAFGFAVSAQAAPAPVGGYQVVRAYAHDADAFTQGLFYRDGFMFESTGLRGRSLIRKWSLETGSVEQERLIDSRYFGEGIVDWKNRLYELTWTNELGFIYDIDSFEKVGEFSYPGEGWALTRDDKRLIMSDGTAFIRFLDPDTLKETGRIEVTDDGVPVRNLNELEWVKGELLANVWQTTRIARIDVKTGKVLGWIELGGLLKEAGVTGQRDDVLNGIAYDAAADRLFVTGKLWPKLFEIKLTASSR